One genomic segment of Mytilus galloprovincialis chromosome 5, xbMytGall1.hap1.1, whole genome shotgun sequence includes these proteins:
- the LOC143077010 gene encoding endoplasmic reticulum chaperone BiP-like, with protein MKIELIISLSIIGLSTSKTSYVESNEVIGIDFGTSFVSVGIFRYGTVEIIPNEYGNRMTPTYVLFTETGDCIIGELANLKTGHNSKNKIYNIKRLLGRTWNDNFVQNLLASVPYDLVNVNNKPYVQVNLRNKTIQFSPEEISAMFLVQMKQLAEKYLHGTIKDAVITVPAYFNDQQRQAVKDASAIAELNVLRLISEPTAAAMAARIHSTEEDNVIFVLDLGGGTVDASIIQQYEGFYKAIATVGNTSLGGENFNERVYSQLVNQYIRRTGKIFPYQKADMKVRREIERAKRALSSVKETMIEINSIYPGEDFSWKLTREHFKHLCKDLFSAIMSLVNKAMIYAKTDTHDITDILLVGGSSKMGTIKDLMSKYFRKSPRSDEAVVYGAAVQAGILRRDNGTDDILLHDIYPMTLGFEAAGGKMTAIIKRNTPIPYRKSHIATTAKDNQPNVEIKVYRGENSLTKDNEFMGKFVLSEIPILPKGGPQIEVTFEIDVDAEYIRKSSQAYGYN; from the exons ATGAAAattgaattgataatttcattGAGCATAATAGGTTTATCTACTTCGAAAACTAGTTATGTGGAGTCAAATGAGGTGATTGGAATTGACTTTGGAACTTCTTTTGTAAG CGTCGGAATTTTTCGCTATGGCACAGTTGAAATAATACCAAATGAGTATGGAAATAGAATGACTCCAACATATGTACTATTCACTGAAACAGGTGACTGTATAATAGGAGAACTTGCCAACCTGAAAACTGGCCataattctaaaaacaaaatttataatataaaaagattaTTAGGTAGAACTTGGAATGACAATTTTGTTCAAAACCTATTGGCATCAGTTCCATATGATCTTGTTAATGTAAATAACAAACCATATGTTCAAGTAAATCTGCGtaacaaaacaatacaattttCTCCGGAGGAAATAAGTGCGATGTTTCTTGTTCAAATGAAGCAATTAGCAGAAAAATACTTACATGGTACCATCAAAGACGCTGTAATAACTGTACCAGCATATTTCAATGATCAACAAAGACAAGCCGTTAAGGATGCTAGTGCTATTGCTGAATTGAATGttctaagactcatcagtgaacc AACTGCAGCAGCGATGGCTGCCCGCATCCACAGCACAGAGGAAGACAATGTGATTTTCGTTTTAGATCTTGGTGGAGGAACAGTTGATGCCTCAATTATACAACAGTATGAAGGATTTTACAAAGCCATTGCAACAGTTGGAAACACCAGTTTGGGAGGAGAGAACTTTAATGAGAGAGTTTATTCTCAATTGGTTAATCAATATATAAGACGAACTGGGAAAATATTTCCTTACCAGAAAGCTGATATGAAAGTACGGCGAGAAATCGAAAGAGCCAAAAGAGCGTTATCCTCAGTAAAAGAAACCATGATTGAAATCAATTCGATTTATCCAGGTGAAGATTTTTCGTGGAAGTTGACAAGAGAGCATTTTAAGCATCTTTGCAAA GATTTGTTTTCGGCAATCATGTCATTGGTTAATAAAGCAATGATATATGCGAAAACAGACACACATGATATAACTGACATATTATTAGTTGGAGGCTCATCGAAAATGGGAACCATAAAAGAtttaatgtcaaaatattttagaaag TCACCTCGTTCTGATGAAGCAGTAGTATATGGGGCAGCAGTCCAAGCCGGAATATTGAGAAGGGATAATGGTACCGATGACATTTTGTTGCATGACATCTATCCTATGACGCTTGGTTTCGAGGCTGCAGGTGGGAAAATGACTGCAATCATTAAGCGTAACACACCTATACCATACCGTAAAAGTCATATAGCCACAACTGCAAAAGACAACCAACCAAATGTAGAAATTAAAGTATATAGAGGCGAAAACTCACTTACTAAAGACAACGAGTTCATGGGGAAGTTTGTATTGTCCGAAATACCAATTCTTCCTAAAGGAGGACCTCAAATCGAAGTGACATTCGAAATTGATGTTGATG CTGAATACATACGTAAATCATCTCAAGCTTATGGGTATAATTGA